A genomic segment from Actinomadura hallensis encodes:
- a CDS encoding MbtH family protein — translation MTNPFEDPEGTYLVLVNDEGQHSLWPSFAEVPAGWTVAKGEDTRQACLDYIEENWTDMRPKSLVEAMGE, via the coding sequence ATGACCAACCCGTTCGAGGACCCCGAGGGCACCTACCTCGTCCTGGTCAACGACGAGGGCCAGCACTCGCTGTGGCCGTCCTTCGCCGAGGTCCCCGCCGGCTGGACGGTCGCCAAGGGCGAGGACACCCGGCAGGCGTGCCTGGACTACATCGAGGAGAACTGGACGGACATGCGCCCGAAGAGCCTCGTCGAGGCGATGGGTGAGTGA
- a CDS encoding GNAT family N-acetyltransferase, whose amino-acid sequence MSDAGPPARRGDEIVVPGVTEWTMEMLDRADLRPAPLPGVEMTFTLAGLPSPEVNRALYAAVGARVCWTDRFGWTYADWRAWVDRPELSTWIAMAEGTVAGFFEIEAQPGGDTEIHLVGLTPAFVGRGYGGYLVEQCTRRAWQRGELWALGSGPATRVWLRTSSLDHPNAMANYRRRGFKVAAETVFDKPVPDPRVAPWPLPSDPRTTSGYVVADDTPADDTPAGDTPAGDTPADDAPAGETASRRHEEEELIT is encoded by the coding sequence GTGAGTGACGCCGGCCCGCCGGCGCGCCGCGGGGACGAGATCGTGGTCCCCGGGGTCACCGAGTGGACGATGGAGATGCTGGACCGGGCGGACCTGCGGCCCGCACCGCTGCCCGGCGTCGAGATGACGTTCACCCTGGCGGGGCTGCCGTCCCCCGAGGTCAACCGCGCCCTGTACGCGGCCGTCGGCGCCCGCGTGTGCTGGACCGACCGGTTCGGCTGGACGTACGCGGACTGGCGGGCGTGGGTCGACCGCCCCGAGCTGTCCACGTGGATCGCGATGGCCGAGGGCACCGTCGCGGGGTTCTTCGAGATCGAGGCGCAGCCCGGCGGCGACACCGAGATCCACCTCGTCGGGCTCACCCCCGCGTTCGTCGGCCGCGGCTACGGCGGCTACCTCGTCGAGCAGTGCACCCGCCGCGCCTGGCAGCGCGGGGAGCTGTGGGCCCTCGGCTCCGGCCCGGCCACCCGCGTGTGGCTGCGCACGAGCAGCCTCGACCACCCGAACGCGATGGCGAACTACCGGCGCCGGGGCTTCAAGGTGGCCGCGGAGACCGTCTTCGACAAGCCCGTGCCGGACCCGCGCGTCGCGCCGTGGCCGCTGCCGAGCGACCCCCGCACGACCTCCGGCTACGTCGTCGCCGACGACACGCCCGCCGACGACACCCCCGCGGGCGACACCCCCGCGGGCGACACCCCCGCGGACGACGCGCCCGCAGGCGAGACGGCCTCCCGGCGGCACGAGGAGGAGGAGTTGATCACGTGA
- a CDS encoding thioesterase II family protein codes for MSWFRCAENRPWASMRLFCLPHAGGSAVFYRSWAKEISPAVEVHAVQYPGRADRIADTMIDDAHRLARLVAGAMAPLLDRPAALFGHSMGAVLAYEVARLLQERGSAPVHVFVSGARPPHDRGGDRVADKDDDELVAEMVKLGGSDAEALRDPELRELVLPYVRNDFRLIEGYAHRAAGTRLAVPVTAIIGDDDPHVTEEQAARWAEVTDGRFALRVLPGGHFYLNDRQRDVIAEVQRTLEVPAAP; via the coding sequence GTGAGCTGGTTCCGCTGCGCGGAGAACCGCCCCTGGGCGTCGATGCGGCTGTTCTGCCTCCCGCACGCGGGCGGGTCGGCGGTGTTCTACCGCTCCTGGGCCAAGGAGATCAGCCCGGCCGTCGAGGTCCACGCCGTCCAGTACCCGGGCCGCGCCGACCGGATCGCCGACACGATGATCGACGATGCGCACCGGCTCGCGCGCCTGGTCGCCGGGGCGATGGCGCCGCTGCTGGACCGTCCCGCCGCCCTGTTCGGGCACAGCATGGGCGCGGTCCTCGCCTACGAGGTGGCGCGGCTGCTGCAGGAGCGGGGCAGCGCCCCGGTGCACGTGTTCGTCTCCGGCGCCCGCCCGCCCCACGACCGGGGCGGGGACCGCGTCGCCGACAAGGACGACGACGAGCTGGTGGCCGAGATGGTGAAGCTCGGCGGCAGCGACGCGGAGGCGCTGCGGGACCCCGAGCTGCGCGAGCTCGTCCTGCCGTACGTCCGCAACGACTTCCGGCTGATCGAGGGCTACGCGCACCGGGCCGCGGGGACGCGGCTGGCGGTCCCGGTGACCGCGATCATCGGGGACGACGACCCGCACGTCACGGAGGAGCAGGCGGCCCGCTGGGCGGAGGTCACCGACGGGCGCTTCGCGCTGAGGGTGCTGCCGGGCGGCCACTTCTACCTGAACGATCGGCAGCGGGACGTCATCGCCGAGGTCCAGCGCACCCTGGAGGTCCCCGCCGCCCCCTGA
- a CDS encoding S1 family peptidase, giving the protein MKIRHRRVGVAAVTTATAGMVAATLATAPAAFASPAAPAAPAAPADHAAVASTLEHKLGSQSAGSYIEGGKLVVTVTDSDAARTVRAAGAVPKTVARGGDDLNRVMAALKRDATVPGTAWAVDPAANQVVLTMDSTVKGAKLARVKAAAAKHGAAVRTERVAGTFQKYTLGGEAIRTGGSRCSLGFNVRSGSTYYFVTAGHCTNIGSTWTDGSGRVLGTRYASSFPGNDYGVVRYTSTPADTRGAVSLYGSGTRDITGAGNPAVGQTVYRSGSTTGYRSGRVTALNQTVNYAEGSVSGLIRTTVCAEPGDSGGPLFAGSTALGLTSGGSGNCIWGGTTFFQPVTEVLNRYGLSVY; this is encoded by the coding sequence GTGAAGATCCGTCACAGGCGCGTCGGCGTCGCCGCCGTCACCACGGCGACGGCCGGAATGGTGGCAGCCACCCTCGCCACCGCCCCCGCCGCGTTCGCGAGCCCGGCGGCGCCCGCCGCCCCCGCGGCCCCCGCCGACCACGCCGCGGTCGCCTCGACCCTGGAGCACAAGCTCGGCTCCCAGAGCGCCGGCTCCTACATCGAGGGCGGCAAGCTGGTCGTCACCGTGACCGACTCGGACGCCGCGCGGACCGTGCGCGCCGCCGGAGCCGTCCCGAAGACCGTCGCGCGCGGCGGCGACGACCTGAACCGCGTCATGGCCGCGCTCAAGCGCGACGCCACCGTCCCCGGCACCGCCTGGGCCGTCGACCCCGCCGCCAACCAGGTGGTGCTGACCATGGACAGCACCGTCAAGGGCGCGAAACTCGCCAGGGTGAAGGCCGCCGCGGCCAAGCACGGCGCGGCCGTCCGCACCGAGCGCGTCGCCGGGACGTTCCAGAAGTACACGCTCGGCGGCGAGGCCATCCGCACCGGCGGATCCCGCTGCTCGCTGGGCTTCAACGTCCGCAGCGGCAGCACGTACTACTTCGTGACCGCCGGGCACTGCACCAACATCGGCTCCACCTGGACCGACGGCTCCGGCCGGGTGCTCGGCACCAGGTACGCCAGCAGCTTCCCCGGCAACGACTACGGCGTGGTGCGGTACACCTCGACGCCGGCCGACACGCGCGGCGCCGTCAGCCTCTACGGCAGCGGCACCCGCGACATCACCGGCGCGGGCAACCCCGCGGTCGGGCAGACCGTGTACCGCAGCGGCAGCACCACCGGCTACCGCAGCGGCCGCGTCACCGCCCTCAACCAGACGGTCAACTACGCCGAGGGCAGCGTCTCCGGCCTGATCCGCACCACCGTGTGCGCCGAGCCGGGCGACAGCGGCGGCCCCCTGTTCGCCGGGTCCACCGCGCTCGGCCTGACCTCCGGCGGCAGCGGCAACTGCATCTGGGGCGGGACGACGTTCTTCCAGCCCGTCACCGAGGTGCTCAACCGCTACGGCCTAAGCGTCTACTGA
- a CDS encoding S1 family peptidase, protein MKIRPTRKGGVAAAVTLAASGLVASALATAPAAGASPGAAAAPAAAADQGAVAAKLADRLGSRTAGAYVDRTTRELVVTVTDAEAAQAVRAAGAVPRTVARGGDDLNRVMAALKRDATVPGTAWAVDPAANQVVLTMDSTVKGAKLARVKAAAAKHGAAVRTDRVPGKFRMFAAGGDPIYAGGSRCSLGFNVTDGSAYYFLTAGHCTEVGSTWTDASGRTLGGNAGSSFPGNDYGIVRYSSAPEDTQGGVTGAGGFQDITGAGDAAVGQTVTRSGSTTGVHSGQVTALNQTVNYAEGTVSGLIRTTVCAEPGDSGGPLFAGSTALGLTSGGSGNCSSGGVTFFQPVTEALSAYGVDVY, encoded by the coding sequence GTGAAAATCCGTCCCACTCGCAAGGGCGGCGTCGCCGCCGCCGTGACCCTGGCCGCGTCCGGCCTCGTGGCGTCCGCGCTCGCCACCGCTCCCGCCGCCGGCGCGTCCCCCGGCGCGGCCGCGGCCCCGGCCGCCGCGGCCGACCAGGGCGCGGTGGCCGCGAAGCTGGCCGACCGGCTCGGTTCCCGCACCGCGGGAGCCTACGTCGACCGGACCACGCGCGAACTCGTGGTCACGGTCACCGACGCCGAGGCGGCGCAGGCCGTGCGCGCCGCCGGAGCCGTCCCGAGAACCGTCGCGCGCGGCGGCGACGACCTGAACCGCGTCATGGCCGCGCTCAAGCGCGACGCCACCGTCCCCGGCACCGCCTGGGCCGTCGACCCCGCCGCCAACCAGGTGGTGCTGACCATGGACAGCACCGTCAAGGGCGCGAAACTCGCCAGGGTGAAGGCCGCCGCGGCCAAGCACGGCGCGGCCGTCCGCACCGACCGCGTGCCCGGGAAGTTCCGCATGTTCGCCGCGGGCGGCGACCCCATCTACGCCGGCGGCTCGCGCTGCTCCCTGGGCTTCAACGTCACCGACGGGAGCGCCTACTACTTCCTGACCGCGGGCCACTGCACCGAGGTGGGCTCGACCTGGACCGACGCGTCGGGCAGGACGCTGGGCGGCAACGCCGGGAGCAGCTTCCCCGGCAACGACTACGGCATCGTCAGGTACTCGTCCGCCCCGGAGGACACCCAGGGCGGCGTCACGGGAGCCGGCGGTTTCCAGGACATCACCGGCGCGGGCGACGCCGCGGTCGGCCAGACCGTGACCCGCAGCGGCAGCACCACCGGCGTCCACAGCGGGCAGGTCACCGCGCTCAATCAGACGGTGAACTACGCGGAGGGCACCGTGAGCGGCCTGATCCGCACGACCGTCTGCGCCGAGCCCGGTGACAGCGGCGGCCCGCTGTTCGCCGGGTCCACCGCGCTCGGGCTGACCTCCGGCGGCAGCGGCAACTGCTCCTCCGGCGGCGTCACGTTCTTCCAGCCCGTGACCGAGGCGCTCTCGGCGTACGGGGTGGACGTCTACTAG
- a CDS encoding ABC transporter ATP-binding protein gives MGVEIRVEGLRKSFGRQVIWEDVSLTIPAGEISALLGPSGTGKSVFLKNLVGLLRPDRGHVYVGGGDVPRLRENDLYALRRQFGVLFQDGALFGSMNLYDNIAFPLREHTKKSESEIRRIVLEKMEMVGLSGSESKLPGEISGGMKKRAGLARALVLDPEVILADEPDSGLDPVRTAYLNQLFVDLNTQLGATFLIVTHDIGTARVLPDNLGLLFRRGLVMFGPREMVLSSTHPAVNQFFNARRQGPIGMAEEKDLADVAAETAPPTMPAPIPPQLMPSDGSLRPSMRRPGEWLREHGVTPPPGSFVDDEGRDWLNDWDALVAQRQRR, from the coding sequence ATGGGCGTCGAGATCCGGGTGGAAGGTCTCAGGAAGTCGTTCGGACGGCAGGTCATCTGGGAGGACGTGTCCCTCACCATCCCGGCGGGGGAGATCTCCGCCCTGCTCGGGCCGTCCGGGACCGGCAAGTCGGTGTTCCTCAAGAACCTGGTCGGGCTGCTGCGCCCCGACCGGGGTCACGTGTACGTCGGCGGCGGCGACGTCCCGCGGCTGCGGGAGAACGACCTGTACGCGCTGCGCCGCCAGTTCGGGGTGCTGTTCCAGGACGGCGCCCTGTTCGGCTCCATGAACCTCTACGACAACATCGCCTTCCCGCTGCGCGAGCACACGAAGAAGAGCGAGTCGGAGATCCGGCGCATCGTGCTGGAGAAGATGGAGATGGTCGGCCTGTCCGGCTCGGAGTCCAAGCTGCCCGGCGAGATCTCCGGCGGGATGAAGAAGCGCGCCGGGCTCGCCCGCGCCCTCGTCCTCGACCCGGAGGTCATCCTGGCGGACGAGCCGGACTCCGGGCTCGACCCGGTTCGCACCGCCTACCTCAACCAGCTGTTCGTCGACCTGAACACGCAGCTCGGCGCGACGTTCCTGATCGTCACGCACGACATCGGGACCGCCCGCGTCCTGCCCGACAACCTCGGCCTGCTGTTCCGCCGCGGCCTGGTGATGTTCGGGCCGCGCGAGATGGTGCTGTCCAGCACGCACCCGGCGGTGAACCAGTTCTTCAACGCCCGCAGGCAGGGGCCGATCGGGATGGCCGAGGAGAAGGACCTCGCCGACGTCGCCGCCGAGACCGCCCCGCCGACGATGCCCGCGCCGATCCCGCCGCAGCTCATGCCGAGCGACGGCAGCCTGCGTCCCTCGATGCGGCGGCCCGGCGAGTGGCTGCGCGAGCACGGGGTGACCCCGCCGCCCGGCTCGTTCGTCGACGACGAGGGCCGCGACTGGCTCAACGACTGGGACGCCCTGGTCGCCCAGCGCCAGCGCCGCTGA
- a CDS encoding diacylglycerol kinase, with amino-acid sequence MTYRVVQWSTGNVGRHAIAGIDARPDLELAGVWVSSPAKVGEDAGRLAGLGRDLGVTATGDADALLALRPDCVVYTSMADVRLMEAIDDLCRILRAGVNVVSSSPVFLQFPDGVVPPEMSDPVREAAAEGGASIFVNGIDPGFANDVLPLAVTGISERIDQVRCMEILNYATYDQATVLFDIMGFGGPMDETPMLLQPGVLTTAWGSVVRQIAAGLGVELDGIAEWHARLPAPETFAVDAGTIEKGTAAALRFELRGMRGGEPVVVLEHVTRLRDDLAPDWPQPAGNGCYRVEVRGEPNYTVDLRLLGTDGDHNTAGLKATAMRLVNAVPAVVEAPPGLLTALDLPLIPGRGLL; translated from the coding sequence GTGACGTACCGCGTCGTGCAGTGGAGCACCGGAAACGTCGGCCGGCACGCCATCGCGGGCATCGACGCGCGGCCCGACCTCGAACTGGCGGGCGTGTGGGTGTCCAGCCCCGCGAAGGTCGGCGAGGACGCGGGGCGGCTCGCCGGCCTCGGCCGCGACCTCGGCGTCACCGCGACGGGCGACGCCGACGCGCTCCTCGCGCTGCGACCCGACTGCGTGGTCTACACCTCGATGGCCGACGTCCGGCTGATGGAGGCGATCGACGACCTGTGCCGCATCCTGCGGGCCGGCGTCAACGTCGTGTCCAGCAGCCCGGTGTTCCTGCAGTTCCCCGACGGCGTCGTCCCGCCCGAGATGTCCGACCCGGTGCGGGAGGCCGCCGCCGAGGGCGGCGCGTCGATCTTCGTCAACGGCATCGACCCGGGCTTCGCCAACGACGTGCTCCCGCTCGCCGTCACCGGCATCAGCGAGCGCATCGACCAGGTCCGCTGCATGGAGATCCTCAACTACGCGACCTACGACCAGGCCACCGTCCTGTTCGACATCATGGGCTTCGGCGGGCCCATGGACGAGACGCCCATGCTGCTGCAGCCGGGCGTCCTGACGACGGCGTGGGGCAGCGTCGTCCGGCAGATCGCCGCCGGTCTCGGCGTGGAGCTGGACGGGATCGCCGAATGGCACGCCCGGCTGCCCGCCCCCGAGACCTTCGCCGTCGACGCCGGGACGATCGAGAAGGGCACGGCGGCGGCGCTGCGCTTCGAACTCCGCGGCATGCGCGGCGGCGAGCCGGTCGTCGTCCTGGAGCACGTCACGCGGCTCCGCGACGACCTCGCCCCCGACTGGCCGCAGCCCGCCGGGAACGGCTGCTACCGCGTCGAGGTCCGCGGCGAGCCGAACTACACCGTGGACCTCCGGCTCCTCGGCACCGACGGAGACCACAACACCGCGGGGCTGAAGGCGACCGCGATGCGGCTGGTCAACGCCGTGCCCGCCGTCGTCGAGGCGCCGCCGGGCCTGCTCACCGCCCTCGACCTGCCGCTGATCCCGGGGCGCGGCCTGCTCTGA